Proteins encoded together in one Chitinophaga sp. LS1 window:
- a CDS encoding Crp/Fnr family transcriptional regulator has product MIQTNHALLQLFNDILPAAGGAITMRQFDAGQRFIFQEQEILQVYIIRSGVVKPLITEENGKEYILEFLGEGEMLGEVEAIRGTKTVCSVDAVTPVSLYAMGVGQFHYFLQTIPAFNNLVMRLLATRVANSSVKMARQQLYTMAALLPQLQKMLAAQQIAFTKQDLAGYMGISVRSLNRILKENAG; this is encoded by the coding sequence ATGATCCAAACAAACCACGCATTATTACAATTATTCAATGACATTCTGCCTGCAGCGGGTGGTGCAATTACCATGAGACAATTTGATGCCGGACAACGGTTTATATTCCAGGAGCAGGAGATACTGCAGGTATATATCATCCGCTCTGGTGTGGTCAAGCCCCTGATTACGGAAGAGAATGGCAAAGAGTACATACTTGAATTCCTGGGTGAAGGTGAAATGCTGGGTGAGGTAGAGGCGATTCGTGGTACAAAAACCGTTTGTAGCGTAGATGCCGTAACACCTGTGAGTCTGTATGCGATGGGAGTCGGGCAGTTCCATTATTTTTTACAGACCATTCCTGCTTTTAATAATCTGGTGATGCGGTTGCTGGCTACGCGGGTAGCGAATTCTTCTGTGAAGATGGCGAGACAACAACTATATACGATGGCAGCGCTATTGCCCCAATTGCAGAAAATGCTGGCTGCGCAGCAGATTGCTTTTACAAAACAGGATCTGGCGGGGTATATGGGGATTAGTGTAAGGAGTTTGAACCGGATATTGAAGGAGAATGCAGGGTAA
- a CDS encoding NAD(P)-dependent oxidoreductase: protein MKILITGSSGHLGEALVRTLSPQGHEIVAIDIQPSSFTTHVGNIANATFVQRCMEGVDIVLHTATLHKPHVDTHSRQEFIDTNITGTLQLLEAATANKVKAFIFTSTTSVFGDALIPPPGQPAAWITEDVTPQPKNIYGVTKTAAEDLCQLFHRNQKLPVLILRTSRFFPEQDDNKGMRDAFADDNLKALEYLYRRVDVEDVVSAHIAAMHKAPEIGFGKYIISATTPFTTADLPVLREHAPQIIKQIYPEAANIFAQHNWQFLPKIDRVYVNEKARRELHWQPQHDFGALLQKLKQGQSIKSKLADMIGAKGYHSESFSEGPYPVNH, encoded by the coding sequence ATGAAAATACTCATTACTGGTAGTTCCGGACATCTAGGCGAAGCATTGGTCAGAACCCTCTCTCCGCAAGGACATGAGATCGTGGCCATCGATATACAACCTTCCTCTTTCACCACCCATGTTGGCAATATCGCCAATGCCACCTTTGTACAACGCTGTATGGAAGGCGTAGATATCGTACTCCATACTGCCACCCTGCATAAACCACATGTAGACACTCACTCCCGTCAGGAATTTATTGACACCAATATCACCGGCACCTTGCAACTGCTGGAAGCGGCGACTGCCAATAAGGTAAAGGCATTCATCTTCACGAGTACCACCAGCGTATTCGGTGATGCTCTGATTCCACCTCCTGGTCAGCCAGCGGCATGGATTACAGAAGATGTAACACCTCAACCCAAGAACATCTACGGCGTTACTAAAACTGCTGCCGAAGATCTTTGCCAGCTCTTTCACCGCAATCAAAAATTACCTGTTCTGATCCTGCGTACTTCCCGCTTCTTCCCGGAACAGGATGATAATAAAGGTATGCGCGATGCATTTGCAGATGATAATCTAAAAGCACTCGAATACCTGTACCGCCGTGTTGATGTGGAAGATGTAGTATCCGCACATATCGCTGCAATGCACAAAGCGCCAGAGATTGGTTTCGGGAAATACATTATCAGTGCAACGACGCCTTTTACGACAGCAGATCTTCCTGTATTAAGAGAGCATGCACCACAAATAATAAAACAAATTTATCCGGAAGCTGCAAACATTTTCGCTCAGCACAACTGGCAATTCCTCCCAAAAATAGATAGGGTATATGTCAATGAAAAAGCACGCAGAGAATTGCATTGGCAGCCACAACACGACTTTGGTGCTTTGTTACAAAAACTAAAACAAGGGCAATCTATAAAAAGTAAACTGGCAGATATGATTGGCGCAAAGGGCTATCACTCAGAATCCTTCTCAGAAGGCCCTTATCCGGTAAATCATTAA
- a CDS encoding NAD(P)-dependent oxidoreductase yields the protein MRAFLGMGLLGSNFTKALIKKGEQVQVWNRTTSRATAMEAFGAKAFANVADAVKGADYVHIVVKDDAAVNEVLAAAQPGLKPGAVIIDHTTTTVEGAKARTKEWKEKEFTYQHAPVFMGPGNALESTGYMLVSGDVAVLSNLELVLAPMTGKLVNFGNEVGKAAAMKLVGNSFLICLTAGLTDMLSVGKALGVNGDDILTLLGDWNPGLSVTSRLKRMLSAPYDEPSWELNMARKDAGLFMDATASAGTNLNVIPVVAKVMDEWIDKGFGNKDWTVISKDVL from the coding sequence ATGAGAGCATTCTTAGGTATGGGCCTTTTAGGATCAAATTTCACGAAGGCTTTAATTAAAAAGGGAGAGCAGGTACAGGTATGGAACAGAACGACTTCGAGAGCCACAGCGATGGAGGCTTTTGGCGCGAAGGCTTTTGCGAATGTGGCGGATGCTGTGAAGGGTGCAGATTATGTGCATATAGTCGTGAAGGATGATGCTGCGGTGAATGAAGTGTTGGCAGCAGCGCAACCTGGATTAAAACCGGGTGCTGTGATTATAGATCATACTACCACTACCGTTGAGGGTGCGAAGGCACGTACAAAAGAATGGAAAGAGAAAGAGTTTACTTATCAACATGCACCTGTGTTTATGGGACCGGGCAATGCATTGGAAAGTACGGGTTATATGCTGGTGTCTGGTGATGTTGCTGTGTTGAGTAATTTGGAGCTTGTGTTGGCACCAATGACGGGTAAACTGGTGAATTTTGGAAATGAAGTTGGGAAGGCTGCTGCTATGAAACTGGTGGGAAATTCATTTTTAATATGTTTGACAGCAGGTTTGACGGATATGCTTTCAGTGGGTAAGGCATTGGGTGTAAATGGGGATGATATTCTGACGTTGTTGGGAGATTGGAATCCGGGTTTGTCTGTTACATCCAGGTTGAAGCGGATGTTGTCAGCGCCTTATGATGAGCCATCATGGGAGTTGAATATGGCGAGGAAAGATGCGGGGTTGTTTATGGATGCGACAGCGAGTGCGGGAACGAATCTGAATGTGATACCGGTGGTGGCGAAGGTGATGGATGAGTGGATAGATAAAGGGTTTGGGAATAAGGATTGGACGGTGATTAGTAAAGATGTGTTATAA
- a CDS encoding DUF2809 domain-containing protein: MLKFSLKYFLLALALFITEVLIALYVHDSFIRPYVGDYLVVIFIYCVVRSIYQAPVKRVALGVLLFSYLIEIGQYFNLVSMLGLQHNKAARIIIGTSFAWSDLIAYTLGILTVILVEKKR; the protein is encoded by the coding sequence ATGCTAAAGTTTAGTCTAAAGTATTTTTTGCTGGCCCTGGCCCTCTTTATTACCGAGGTATTAATAGCCCTATACGTACACGACTCCTTCATCCGCCCCTATGTAGGTGACTATCTCGTTGTTATCTTCATTTACTGCGTGGTAAGAAGCATCTACCAGGCGCCTGTAAAACGTGTTGCCCTGGGAGTATTACTCTTTTCTTACCTGATTGAGATCGGTCAATACTTCAATCTCGTCAGCATGCTGGGCCTACAACATAACAAAGCCGCCAGAATCATTATCGGCACCAGCTTTGCGTGGAGTGACCTGATTGCATATACTTTAGGCATTCTGACTGTGATACTAGTAGAGAAAAAACGATAG